In Candidatus Hydrogenedentota bacterium, the DNA window CGCCCGTGAAAACGGATTTGCCGACAGGGAAGAATTGCTCGAGGGAGGGCTCCAGATTCATACAACCGTGGACATGCGCCTCCAGCGCGCCGCCGAAAAGGCGCTCGAAAAAAAGCTGGCGGAGATCGACAAGGAAACTCTGGACAAGCTCACCGAGCGAGGCCAGGAGGACTATTTCGTTCCCATTACGGGCGCGCTGGTGTGCCTCGATAACCGGCCCGGGGCGGAAGGCTATGTCCGGGCAATGGTAGGCGGCCGCGATTTCGACAAGGAGAAATACAATACGGCCACCCAGGCGAACCGGCAGCCGGGGTCGAGCATCAAACCGTTCGTATGGCTCGCGGCGATCCAGGACGGATTGACGCCCTCCCATGTGGAAGTCGACGAGCGGATCACCTTGTACGACGGCCTCGGGCGGCCCTGGTCGCCCTCAAACTTTACCGCGGACTTCAAGGGGCCCGTCACGTTGCGCTACGCCCTGGAGAACTCAATCAATATCATCTCGGTCAAACTCGTGCTGCGGATGGGCATGCCCGTGGTGCGCGGAGTGTTGCAGCGCGCCGGAATCACGGCCGAAATCGACGATTCACACAAGTGGACCATCGCGCTGGGGAGTCCGGACGTCACAGTGCTCGACCTCTGCACGGCATATGCGACCATTGCAAGAGGCGGGGTCCTGGCCCGGCCCACATTTGTCGAGACGATTCGCGACCGGGACGAATTCGTCCGGTACAAGAATGAGGTCCACCTCGAGCGCACCCTCGATGCAGACGTGTGCTATGTGGTCACTTATCTTATGGAAGGGGTGGCGCGATACGGCACGGGCGCCCGCAGCCGCGCCCTCGACCGGCCGCGCGCCGGTAAGACCGGCACCTCAAACGAGAGCCGCAATGTCTGGTTCTGCGGGTTCACGCCCGATTACACCTGCGTGGTATGGATCGGCTATCGAGACAACCGCCCCATCGGGCAGGGTCCCGATGGGCGCTGGCTCAAAGCAAGCAAGGAGTTCGCCGGCGGGCGCCTGGCCTGCCCCGTCTGGACCGAGTTCATGGTGGCCGCCCACAAGGGACTGCCCAAACGCGACTTCGAGGTCCCGGACGGCGTGGCGTTCTATGATGTCGACAAGAGCACCGGGATGTTAGGCGGCTCTTTCCCGGAAGCGTTTCTGAAGGGTACGCGCCCCCCAACGGAACCGGCGCCTCTGGAGCCCACTCCGGCCGAGATCCTGATGGAACCGGCGCCGCCGGTACCCGTACCGGCCGAGAACCCAATGGAGATTCCACCGCTTGCGGATATTTGATTGCGATGCCGCCTTCGGGCGTGGAACCACGCCCTTACCGGGGGAACTCGAAACCGCCGATGCCCTGATCGCGGAAATGGACCATTGCGGCATCGAGCAGGCCCTGGTCTGGCACCGCGACGCCCGCGAGCGCGGCTTCGCCCAGGGCAACGCCCGCATGGCTGAACTCAAGGACCACCCCCGCCTGCATCGTTCCTGCACGATGATGCCGTACACGTCACGCGAAGGTTTCACCGACGAAGAACTCTTCGAGTACATCCAGATGGAGGACATTCGCGCAGTGCGGGCCTTTCCGTTGACGCACTGTTACCTGCTGGACGCGATTTCGTGCGGCGACCTGCTGGCCTTGCTGACGGCGTATCGCGTGCCGCTGTTCGTGTCGCTCACGGAGTTCCACGACCAGTGGCAGGGCGTGTACAATCTCATGCGCAACTTTCCCCA includes these proteins:
- a CDS encoding PBP1A family penicillin-binding protein; translated protein: MSEEKPKQAEELDGLKGALARKPRGCGGIFFMLMLVLAAGWGVGLGMFVWMLEDAKANIKAVDDFRPKIGSRIYSADGMLLGEYTVEARQLVRLNEIPLHVQKAFIATEDHPFYRHKGVRPLAIISAVKDAMRTGNVRGASTITMQIVRNITEVTGVSTERTMQRKIKEAFVALQLEREFTKDEILELYLNQIFLGGSANGVEAAAQQYFAKSCKDLTLAEAATLAGLSRAPNANRPDRNPESAQQRRDIVLGQMLRHGFVTQEEYDKAVATSVQDSVIPYDERMKRMQEGTGVWRPNRFQAPYFVEEVRQFARENGFADREELLEGGLQIHTTVDMRLQRAAEKALEKKLAEIDKETLDKLTERGQEDYFVPITGALVCLDNRPGAEGYVRAMVGGRDFDKEKYNTATQANRQPGSSIKPFVWLAAIQDGLTPSHVEVDERITLYDGLGRPWSPSNFTADFKGPVTLRYALENSINIISVKLVLRMGMPVVRGVLQRAGITAEIDDSHKWTIALGSPDVTVLDLCTAYATIARGGVLARPTFVETIRDRDEFVRYKNEVHLERTLDADVCYVVTYLMEGVARYGTGARSRALDRPRAGKTGTSNESRNVWFCGFTPDYTCVVWIGYRDNRPIGQGPDGRWLKASKEFAGGRLACPVWTEFMVAAHKGLPKRDFEVPDGVAFYDVDKSTGMLGGSFPEAFLKGTRPPTEPAPLEPTPAEILMEPAPPVPVPAENPMEIPPLADI